One stretch of Sebastes umbrosus isolate fSebUmb1 chromosome 5, fSebUmb1.pri, whole genome shotgun sequence DNA includes these proteins:
- the ptmaa gene encoding prothymosin alpha-A, producing the protein MADSKVKSSAEVSTKELKKKRQTEEAENGDDAAANGKTDEENGEQEKEVEDDDEDVGEEDEEEDGEGDEDDDEDDDLDRPRGKRAADEDDDDDDDDDDDDEEDVIETKKQKTDK; encoded by the exons ATGGCGGACAGTAAAGTGAAGAGCAGCGCAGAAGTGAGCACCAAG gagctgaagaagaagagacagacTGAAGAGGCAGAGAATGGAGACGATGCCGCCGCCAATGGCAAGACT GACGAGGAGAACGGCGAGCAGGAGAAAGAGGTGGAGGACGACGATGAGGACGTGGgagaagaggacgaggaggaggatggagagg GTGACGAAGACGATGACGAAGACGATGACCTTGACAGGCCAAGGGGGAAGAGAGCAgctgatgaggatgatgatgatgatgatgatgatgatgatgatgatgaagag GATGTAATTGAAACCAAGAAACAGAAGACAGACAAGTAG